The following coding sequences are from one Natrarchaeobaculum sulfurireducens window:
- a CDS encoding DoxX family membrane protein, with protein MLGNVDETETSSIDQRAGPWIAFARVFVGLLLLYEITFGGWWKLGWPTTGANPDWIDLSGGDLGPFVGAEVQSVAEQAIDQGTYGWFETLLEAVVLPAPELWAALALLAQLGAAIALIVGFWTRPAALVTILYFLPVFHFGMIRTSPLLTVPVAFAFVANAGRYYGLDGLLWKRDCTLGRATRAVNAPLPIRREWYPGLAAIAAVVGVYYLLTIPEMVDTRVHLTALEMTVLAGLVAGGLSFVYRGREPVTVAADALRVFVGYRFLQEIVVRSEPGANALPGWASVEAQTEVFAGIAEAHVAPVGAFIELAVLPAMSAWVLAFAAVQTTVGVALLVGYRTRVAGTVAVVYLTALTALGLVRLAPLVFASAIVAATLAGRHASLDAVAGRTARPPAVPTAASLPAVAVGVVFLAGAAVIGIDPTAGYGAMAGPVALVMLAFGCLTLAAVSSPQSRRLARAESTAAADD; from the coding sequence ATGCTAGGAAATGTAGACGAAACTGAGACGTCGTCGATCGACCAACGAGCAGGTCCGTGGATCGCCTTCGCCAGAGTCTTCGTCGGACTCTTGCTCCTCTATGAGATCACGTTCGGGGGGTGGTGGAAACTCGGCTGGCCGACCACCGGAGCGAACCCCGACTGGATCGACCTCAGCGGGGGAGACCTCGGTCCGTTCGTCGGGGCCGAGGTGCAATCGGTCGCCGAACAGGCCATCGACCAGGGAACGTACGGCTGGTTCGAAACGCTCCTCGAGGCAGTGGTCCTACCGGCACCCGAACTCTGGGCGGCGCTCGCGTTGCTCGCACAGCTCGGTGCAGCCATCGCGTTGATCGTCGGTTTCTGGACCCGGCCCGCCGCGCTCGTGACGATCCTGTACTTCCTGCCGGTGTTTCACTTCGGGATGATCCGAACATCGCCGCTATTGACCGTTCCTGTCGCGTTCGCGTTCGTCGCGAACGCCGGGCGCTACTACGGCCTCGACGGGCTCCTCTGGAAGCGAGACTGTACACTCGGACGAGCGACGCGAGCGGTCAACGCACCGCTACCGATTCGACGTGAGTGGTATCCAGGCCTCGCCGCCATCGCCGCCGTCGTCGGCGTCTACTACCTGCTGACGATTCCCGAGATGGTCGACACCCGCGTCCATCTCACGGCACTCGAGATGACCGTCCTCGCCGGACTCGTCGCCGGCGGACTCTCGTTCGTCTATCGCGGCCGAGAACCGGTGACGGTCGCCGCTGACGCCCTCCGGGTGTTCGTCGGCTACCGATTCCTCCAAGAGATCGTCGTCCGGTCCGAACCCGGTGCGAACGCCCTACCGGGTTGGGCGAGCGTCGAGGCACAGACGGAGGTGTTCGCAGGAATCGCCGAGGCCCACGTCGCGCCGGTGGGAGCGTTCATCGAACTCGCCGTGTTACCGGCGATGAGCGCCTGGGTGCTCGCGTTCGCCGCCGTCCAGACCACCGTCGGCGTCGCATTGCTGGTCGGTTACCGAACTCGAGTCGCCGGCACCGTCGCGGTGGTCTACCTCACGGCGTTGACGGCGCTCGGACTCGTTCGACTCGCCCCGCTCGTGTTCGCGAGCGCCATCGTTGCGGCGACGCTCGCTGGCCGACACGCCAGTCTCGACGCCGTCGCCGGGCGGACCGCTCGTCCCCCGGCAGTGCCGACCGCCGCGTCGCTGCCGGCTGTCGCGGTCGGCGTCGTGTTCCTCGCAGGCGCAGCAGTCATCGGGATCGACCCGACCGCTGGCTACGGCGCTATGGCCGGCCCGGTCGCTCTCGTGATGCTTGCGTTCGGCTGTCTCACGCTCGCGGCCGTCTCGAGTCCGCAGTCGCGTCGGTTGGCAAGAGCCGAATCGACGGCCGCGGCTGACGACTGA
- a CDS encoding NRAMP family divalent metal transporter has product MATEQRSVTFGRVGEYVRRLGPTWLAGAIAAGPATMVSLLVAGASFGYTLLWVVVLSAVLGTFGQYLAMRLGLLTEAGIVSVVEEHLGSFWAWVLVIDVVLAAGLAQLAIMLTLAEVSATMVGSAGVGIALLADARFWGVTWALVLALGLAGGGYRIAELGAKVLVSLVVLAFVASVAVVPIEPAEVATGVVPEIPGVGGAVVAAGILGGAVHITLLTMQSYTMRARGWTADDQDIATFDVVSSMLVAFGVFSLAVFLVAASVLPAAGVDPATIDEIAAAEALGPIAGDHAMWLFLLGLLGAAVSTLGGNTIVPPYLLADKLGWEQSIDDPRYRGAIVVVALASAVGAFLGGAFFQVLVLVLAFGLVGTPFALAVILYLLNDPDVVPETNSPVANVGGLVLFAVATILAGEFVLEELETVTEPVSAFVVAFAIAMGLAICGLVVKYARERVDRT; this is encoded by the coding sequence ATGGCAACCGAGCAGCGATCGGTGACGTTCGGACGCGTCGGCGAGTACGTGAGACGACTGGGGCCGACCTGGCTTGCAGGTGCAATCGCCGCCGGACCGGCGACGATGGTCAGTCTGCTGGTCGCTGGGGCGAGTTTCGGCTACACGCTGTTGTGGGTGGTCGTCCTCTCGGCGGTGCTCGGGACGTTCGGGCAGTATCTCGCGATGCGGCTCGGGTTGCTTACCGAGGCGGGAATCGTCTCGGTCGTCGAGGAGCATCTGGGCTCGTTCTGGGCGTGGGTGCTCGTGATCGACGTCGTCCTCGCGGCAGGACTGGCACAGCTCGCGATCATGCTGACGCTCGCTGAAGTCAGCGCGACGATGGTCGGGAGCGCAGGCGTCGGAATCGCGCTCCTGGCCGATGCTCGGTTCTGGGGCGTGACGTGGGCGCTCGTGCTCGCACTCGGGCTGGCCGGTGGCGGCTACCGGATCGCCGAACTCGGCGCGAAGGTGCTCGTCTCGCTGGTCGTCCTCGCGTTCGTCGCGTCGGTCGCCGTCGTTCCGATCGAACCGGCAGAGGTCGCTACGGGCGTCGTCCCCGAGATCCCCGGCGTCGGCGGTGCGGTCGTCGCGGCAGGCATTCTCGGCGGTGCTGTCCACATCACGTTGTTGACCATGCAGAGTTACACGATGCGGGCTCGAGGCTGGACCGCCGACGATCAGGACATCGCGACGTTCGACGTCGTGAGTTCGATGCTCGTCGCCTTTGGCGTCTTCAGCCTCGCCGTCTTTCTCGTCGCGGCGAGCGTCCTCCCCGCGGCCGGGGTCGATCCAGCGACGATCGACGAAATCGCGGCCGCCGAAGCACTCGGGCCGATCGCTGGCGATCACGCGATGTGGTTGTTCTTACTCGGTCTCCTGGGTGCGGCCGTCTCGACACTTGGTGGAAACACGATCGTTCCGCCGTACCTGCTCGCCGATAAACTCGGCTGGGAACAGTCCATCGACGATCCGCGATATCGCGGGGCGATCGTCGTCGTTGCACTCGCTTCCGCAGTCGGGGCGTTCCTCGGTGGTGCGTTCTTTCAGGTGCTCGTTCTCGTCCTCGCGTTCGGGCTCGTCGGCACCCCCTTTGCGCTCGCCGTGATACTCTATCTGCTGAACGACCCCGACGTGGTTCCGGAGACGAACTCGCCCGTGGCGAACGTCGGCGGGCTCGTCCTCTTCGCCGTCGCAACGATTCTCGCCGGTGAGTTCGTTCTCGAGGAACTCGAGACCGTCACCGAGCCCGTCTCGGCGTTCGTCGTCGCCTTCGCGATCGCGATGGGGCTTGCGATCTGCGGTCTCGTCGTGAAGTACGCTCGAGAACGCGTAGACCGGACGTGA
- a CDS encoding DoxX family protein, translating into MFETTGMDVLFLLARVAFGGVLAFTGVNHFLDTDSMAQYAEYKGLPAPRLSVLGSGGLLIFGGLSIVLGVVPAIGAGLLAVFLVASAVLMHDFWAVPEEDTQDELTHFLKNVYGAGAALAFVVAATVPWPYALNVGL; encoded by the coding sequence ATGTTCGAGACGACCGGTATGGATGTCCTCTTCTTGCTCGCGCGCGTCGCTTTCGGCGGCGTGCTCGCGTTTACGGGCGTGAACCACTTCCTCGACACGGACTCGATGGCCCAGTACGCCGAGTACAAGGGCCTTCCTGCCCCTCGGCTGTCGGTTCTGGGAAGTGGCGGGCTCTTGATCTTCGGTGGGCTCTCGATCGTGCTCGGCGTCGTGCCCGCGATTGGTGCAGGCCTGCTCGCCGTGTTCTTAGTCGCATCTGCAGTGTTGATGCACGACTTCTGGGCGGTCCCCGAGGAAGACACACAGGACGAACTGACCCATTTTCTGAAGAACGTCTACGGTGCGGGGGCTGCGCTCGCGTTCGTCGTCGCCGCTACCGTCCCATGGCCGTACGCGCTCAACGTCGGACTCTGA
- a CDS encoding GNAT family N-acetyltransferase, whose amino-acid sequence MVDVRVVADEDERADAFAVRHAVFVAEQGVDETLEYDAYDADAVHFVAYDGDEAVGAARLREYEPKTGKVERVAVLNSRREEGIGRALMAAVEDEAVALDLETLVLHSQTHAADFYEALGYDRSSDVFEEAGIPHVEMHKALVNSRP is encoded by the coding sequence ATGGTCGACGTACGGGTAGTCGCCGACGAGGACGAACGGGCAGACGCGTTCGCGGTTCGACACGCGGTGTTCGTCGCCGAACAGGGCGTCGATGAGACACTCGAGTACGACGCATACGACGCCGATGCAGTCCATTTCGTCGCCTACGATGGCGACGAGGCGGTCGGTGCGGCCCGGCTCCGCGAGTACGAGCCTAAAACCGGAAAAGTCGAACGCGTTGCCGTCCTGAACTCACGGCGCGAGGAAGGGATCGGTCGCGCGCTCATGGCCGCCGTCGAGGACGAAGCCGTCGCACTCGACCTCGAGACGCTGGTGCTCCACTCTCAGACGCACGCCGCCGACTTCTACGAGGCGTTGGGGTACGACCGCTCGAGCGACGTGTTCGAGGAGGCGGGCATTCCACACGTCGAGATGCACAAAGCGCTCGTGAACTCGAGGCCGTGA